In one window of Lynx canadensis isolate LIC74 chromosome A3, mLynCan4.pri.v2, whole genome shotgun sequence DNA:
- the CA3H20orf27 gene encoding UPF0687 protein C20orf27 homolog yields the protein MAAANKGNKPRVRSIRFAAGHDAEGSQSHVHFDEKLHDSVVMVTQESDSSFLVKVGFLKILHRYEITFTLPPVHRLSKDVREAPVPSLHLKLLSVMPIPEGYSVKCEYSAHKEGVLKEEMLLACEGGTGTCVRVTVQARVMDRHHGTPMLLDGVKCVGAELEYDSEHSDWHGFD from the exons ATGGCTGCAGCCAACAAGG GCAACAAGCCCAGAGTCCGGAGTATCCGCTTTGCGGCAGGCCATGATGCAGAAGGTTCCCAGAGCCATGTACACTTTGATGAGAAGCTGCATGACTCCGTGGTCATGGTCACCCAGGAGAGCGACAGCAGCTTTCTGGTCAAG GTTGGCTTCCTGAAGATCTTGCACAGGTATGAGATTACCTTCACTCTGCCCCCGGTGCACAGGCTGAGCAAGGACGTCCGAGAAGCACCTGTCCCTAGCCTACACCTCAAGCTCCTCAGCGTCATGCCCATCCCAGAAG GTTACAGCGTCAAGTGTGAATACTCGGCACACAAAGAGGGAGTCCTCAAGGAGGAGATGCTGCTAGCCTGTGAAGGTGGCACCGGCACCTGTGTGCGAGTGACAGTGCAAGCGCGAGTCATGG ACCGACACCATGGCACACCCATGCTGCTTGATGGGGTCAAGTGCGTGGGTGCCGAGCTAGAATACGACTCAGAGCACAGCGACTGGCACGGCTTTGACTGA